The DNA region GCTAATTACTTCAATTTCTTTTTCCGTTTGTTCTAATAATTTATATTGTTCGCCAGTAAGCTTGCTTAATAGTTTAGGATAAACCAATTCCGCACTATCTCTAGCCTTTAATAGCTCTTGAGCCAGTTGGCTTTTCACTGTAATTTTATCTTTATTTTCCACTAAGCGTTTGCCAATCTGAGTCAAAATTAGCTTATGTTCGGCAAAAGTGGTTTTTCGCGATAGTTGCTCATAAGCAGGATTAACCAGCTTCGATAAGATTTGTCCCGCTGTTTTCATTTTGGCTGCATCGGAGCGACATTTATCTGGATGGAGCTTTTGGGCAATTTTCAAATATTGTAAGCGAATTTGTTGAGGTTCAGCGTCAAGTGACACGCCTAGAACTGCATGATGATCTATTATGTTGAGCTTAAAAAGTCCGTGTTTAATCGCGAATGACATAAGAAATAAAGATATAAATTATCAGCAATAAGACATATCCTTTTCATGGAAATATCAATTAAGATACTAGCTGTATTTATATAGTTCCCTGAACTCTACACGAATCAACCAACGAGTTAATAAATTTTGCGTTGCAGTTTAGTAATAATTGAAGAGTAAGAATCAAGGTTGTTAAAGTTCTTCGCTGTTGGACAGCAAAAAAATGAAGCCGTCTCTAAAACAAAGCTTGATTTTTGGAATGAAAAATTAAATCAACTGGGCGATCGACTATTGGGCTAAATCCATAACCTTATCAAATCGAAAAACTCTTTTTTGCTTCTTATTGTTGAGGAACAGTAGGTTGAGGAGTACTTGATGTAGGAGTAAATAGGCTATTATAGGTTTCGTAAACGGCTTTACTCAAAGGAGTCAAGATGTTAGTAATTAATCCTTCTACCGTAGTTGCAGGAGTTTGAGCTGGGGCAGGCTGGGTGACAACTGGTTGCGGTGGTGCTGGCTGTTGCTGAGGTACAGCAGGCCCAGAAGGATTAATGTTGGCAGGATCGTTAGTTGTTGGAAGAGTCACGACATTCTCTAGTACCTGGGGACTAGGGTTATTGCTCATGTATATGTGCTGTATAGCACTTCCTTGATAAAGACGCTTGGTAAACTGCCAATTTGGATCTAGTTCAATTTTCATTGGTGCTTCTACGACACCATTTGTAGTACCGATAACTAAATCTTGTCGAGCGGGATCTTGATGATCGGCAATCAACTGAAGCTGTCCATTATTTTCAACTAAGTTAAGCATATATTCTACCTTGTCGTCTTTTGCGTTGTATCTTAGGGAATAACCGTTGGTATCAACTGCTTTACGACAGCTATTAGTATGATCGAAATTGAGCAGCAATAAATCCACCGTAGTCGGATAACTACCTGATTCTTGCCAACAGGCTTGTTGTCCAGGAACTTGCTCGATAATTGCCAGCTTATATCTTCTGTAGCTGTAAGGAACTGCAACCGCTACAAATTGGCTTTGATCTACAGCAAATTCATCAAATTCGATCGCCTTAGCTGATTGCCAAGGCGCGATCGCGCTAACTCCTAAAGTTGCTACAGTAGCAACTTTGACAGGCAGAGATAATTTCATGTCTTGGTAATTGAGGTTAGTTTTAAATCCAGAGATTACTCCGCCATTCCTATCCAAAAAAGCAAGTAAGATGACTAAGCTGGCTCTGACTGCTAGTTAATGACTACGTATTACTTTAATTGAGCGAGCAATTTTATTTTATAATACAGCCCTCACTACATAAATTTGGTTAAAAAAACTTCAAACATTTGCAGGTTGAAAACTAACTTTTGCCTGAAAAGTTTAATTAAAATTATTAATGAACTGCGATTAACGGTTGCAGATTACTTTGCCTGAAAATGAACCAATAATTTACGATTTCCATTCGGCTAAGGCTGGAGTTTCGGCTAAAGCTTTGCTTAGAGCATCATGAATGAAGCTATTTGTTGCCAAGATCCGTCCCGAAGGAATATCCAAAGAACTGCCATCATAAGCGGTTACCTTGCCTCCAGCTTCTCGCAAAATGACAATTCCTGCCGCCATATCCCACGGCTGAATTCCTCTTTCCCAGTAGCCGTCTAATCTACCACAGGCGACTCCCGCCAGATCCATCGAAGCACAACCAAGACGACGAACTCCTTGGGTTAAATGAGTCAAATGACAAAACTCTGCATAATTATTGTCTGTAGTTTCTTGGCGATCGTAGGCAAAACCAGTAATTAACAAGCTTTTATTTAAGTCTTTAGTTTGAGAAACTTGAATTGGACGGCGATTACAGGTTGCCCCCAATCCTGTTGCGGCGCGAAATAGCTCATCACTAAAAGGATTATATACAGCACCCACCGCAGGAACTCCATCAATCATCAAGCCAACTGAGGTTGCTGCTAAAGGTAAGCCGTGAGCGTAGTTAGTTGTACCATCCAAAGGGTCGATCGCCCAAAGATATTTACTATCAGCATTACCTAATGCCCCCGACTCTTCCGCCAGAATCTGATGCTCTGGCAAATGACGCTTGAGTACTTTTAGTACCTCTGCTTCTGCTAGCTTGTCAGCTTCGGTTACTAAGTCTCCTGGACGACCTTTTTCCTGAATATTATTTAATTTACCCCAACGTTCTTTTAATACTGCCCCCGCAGCCAAGACTGATTCGGTAGCGACATCGAGAAAGGTTTGTAATTGTTCGGCAGCAGGTTGAGTCATTGTTTATTCATTGAACGAAATTGACTAGGAGTGTAGCGCATTGCCAGCTTTGGATTCCAGATTCCGTAACCCATCAGGCGAGCATATTCTTGAGACTCCATAAGCAGCTTACTATAGGAATGGTCATATCTATCGTTTGCCAGTACACATCCTGATTGAACTAATTGCTGACTAATTAAGGTTTTGTTTTGCCAAATGTGAGCCGTAAGACGGTTAAAGCGATCGCGCTGCGCATCTTCCTGCTCGATCTCAATCGGCAACCCCATCACTAACTCAACCAATTTTTTTTTGGCAGCTTCTCCCCAAGGAGACTGACGCAGATCGGGTGCATCAATTCCTGTAATTCTGACTTGAGCAACCTCAGATGTTCCTGTGAATAAAACTTCAAGAGTTTGACCGCTAACTACCCGCGTTACTTTCCCCGAAAGCAAATTTGCTGGATTAGGTTGAGAACTACAGCTCAACAACAATACCAAACAGCAACAAATAAAAACTGTTTTAATCTTGAGCATTTTTCAAACAAGGCGTAACAACATCAAAAAGATAAGTCGTTAACCGCATTTCGTCAGCAATTACTCGCTACATAATTACTTATTCTTTCTGCTTTGAAATCAATCTTCATCCAAAGGTAAGCCAAACCTAACTTTACCTCTAGCAAAATAGCGACCAAACTGCATTTGATATACTTCGTCTTCGTCTTGAGTTTCTACTTCTAGATCCGAACGGGGATAGCTAACACAAAGTAAAGCGTAACCCCGATCTTTGAGCTTGGGAGATAGCCCCATGGCCTCTGGTTGAGCTAGTTTTCCTGAAATGATCTTGGCAGCACAGCTAGTACAAGCACCATTTCGACACAAAAAAGGTAACTTAGCACCTTGTTGTTCGGCAGTTTGCAGAATGTATTGGTCTTCTCTAACTTCGACAATATGTTCTTTACCTGTAGCGCGATCGCGCACCTTAACAATATGGGTTTTAGTCATTTATTTAAAGATCCTTGCTGCTTAAATATTTTTTAAATTACTTATTTTGTAGTCTACAGCAAAAAGAATTGGCAAAACTTTGACAGCAACAACTAACCATGTATAATTAAAAATCGTACGTCGCCTGGAGAGGTGGCCGAGTGGTCGAAGGCGCAGCACTGGAAATGCTGTAACGGGGTGACTTGTTCGGGGGTTCGAATCCCCCCCTCTCCGCTTTATTTGAGAATTTACTCTAAGCATTTTTTCAAGAGCGATTTAATCTTTCGAGCTTTTATCCGATAATAAAGATTGGAGTTATCAATTTTCAGATTAGATAGAAAGTGAAAAAGTTAATCCGCGGTCTTGATAAATTTAGGCAAACTTATGTCAGTAGTCATCAGGAGCTATTAGAACAGCTTTCTCAGGGGCAAAAGCCCAGAGTTTTGTTTATTGCCTGTTCTGATTCTAGAGTCGATCCTAACTTAATTACCGATACTGAGATCGGGGAACTATTTGTCATTCGCAACGCTGGCAATATTATTCCTCCCTATGGTGCAGCAAATGGCGGAGAAGGGGGAACAATTGAATATGCAATTCAGGCTCTAGGTATCGAGCAAGTGGTTGTTTGTGGACACTCTAATTGTGGTGCCATGAAAGGATTGCTCAAGCTTAATCAGCTACAAAAAGATATGCCTTTAGTTTACGACTGGCTTAAGCACGCAGAGTCAACTCGTCGCCTAGTGATAGAAAACTATCCTCACTATAAGGGCAAAGATTTGATGGAAATCTTGGTAGCGGAAAACGTACTAATTCAAATCGAAAATCTTAAAACTTATCCGATAGTTAGGGCTAGACTCCATCAGGGAAGACTCAAGATTTATGCCTGGATTTACAATATCGAGACAGGTAATGTTTTAGCTTATGATGCTCGCACTCATACCTATATTCCCCCTGAAGGTCAAATATTACAAGAAGAATCAACAGTTCGTTCTTTCTCCACTGCTGATAATCGCGAGTCTTTAATTCCGATTAAGAAAGAATTAGAAGCTTTACTAAAATTATCCCCTGAAAGTTCTAGTGACGCTGAAGAAGCAACGCGATCGCTCGTAACTTTATTTGATCAAGCGCGACGCAATGGAATGAACAATATTGAACTACAAAATTATCATTCTTTGTTTTCAGAATCGGTACAGCTTTGGGCAGAAAAAATATATTCCCGCGCCTAAATTAACTAATTAACTAAAATTCATTTGAGGAAGCTAATAGCTTTAACAAAGATTACCGTATCTAAACCAAACCTATAAACTAAATCAGAAATGGAAGTTATCCCGGCAATAGATTTACTAGACGGCAAATGCGTTCGTCTTTACCAAGGTGATTATAACCAAGCTTCAATATTTAATAATAATCCCGTAGAAGTCGCTCGTCAGTGGGCAGATGAAGGTGCAACCAGACTGCACATAGTAGATTTGGATGGAGCTAAAGCGGGAAAATCGGTTAATTTAGCTGTAATTGAAGCGATCGCCAAAGCCATTGTCATTCCCATACAGGTGGGAGGGGGATTACGCGATCGCGCAGGGGTGTCCAGATTACTCGACACAGGTGTACAGCGAGCTATCCTGGGTACGGTGGCGGTAGAAAAACCAGAGTTAGTGACACAATTGTGTCAGGAGTTTCCCGAACAAATTGTCGTGGGTATTGATGCCCGCCAAGGCAAAGTAGCTACTAAAGGATGGTTAGAAACTTCAGAGGTTGCAGCAACGGATTTAGCGCACCGCATGGCACAGCAAGGGGTAGCAGCAATTATATACACCGATATTCATCGTGATGGTACATTGACTGGCCCTAACATGGAGGCTTTAAGAGAACTAGCTGAATCAATTGATATTCCCGTGATTGCCTCAGGTGGTGTTAGCTCTGTGACTGACTTGTTAAGTCTGTTGAGTTTAGAATCATTAGGGGTTATCGGTGCGATCGTCGGGCGGGCGATATATACTGGCGATGTTAGTCTTAAAGAAGCAGTAAGGGCAGTTGGTGATGGGCGTTGGCAGGATGTTCCCCCCGATACTGGTACTTTTATCGCCTAGAAATTATCCCCTAGAATAAATTTTACCAAGGGCAACATTATAAATGAGTTTGAGACTACAAAAAAAAGCTCGCTAAACCGCTTTAAATATTACTTAGACCAATCAATGTGGTCTGCCCAACCTACTACTCAAACTGTTATTTTCCTTGAATTTTTAAGAAGCGATATGCTCTAAAGGATATGCCCTAAAGGACTCCCTAAAGGGTATATGCGTAGCGGTATCCTTTAGGACACCTTCGGACGATGCCCTAAAGGACTAGCTTCGCGTCGCGAAGCGAGTGCTTTAGTATAAGCTACGCGTCGTATTAACGATTAGCTTATAGCTTTGATAACCCTTAAATTGCCTTAACCCGAACTGAGCTTAATACAGGTTTCCATCTTGGCATTAGTTTTAATTCCTTGGGGATCTATGTGGGTGGCTGCTGCTTGATAACCCTGATTTTGTAAGGCGGTAATTAAGTGCGATCGCTTGGGTAGATCCAGCTTGCCTCGGCTACCAATTTCGCTCAAAGTGTAAAAGTATGGTGGAAAATTTATTTCTCCCTGCATTAATTTAAGTAGCTTGACTATTTTTTGCCAATTTAATTTCTCAGCCAAGACGATCAAACGTTCTATTTGCTGTGGATCGTGTAATTGACCGAGCCACATCGCTCCACTGACGGTTACGGCAGGAGCATCACAGGTGCAGCCGATCTGGTTTAATTTGCGCCAGGTAAAAGTTTGATAGTTACCGCAACTATGACAATAACTTAGAAAGCCATAGTTGCTGGCAGTTAATTGCGGTTTAGATACCAAACGCAGCATTACACGGTAAGTTTGCCCGGTAAACACCGAAAATATTGGTTTAATACCCAATCCTTTAGTAGCAGCTTGTTGTTGAGTGGTGCCAATGAGTAATCTTAAAGCTTGCTCTTGAATTGCCGGATGGGAACGAGCGATCGCTCCATAGGTCTGAACGGTTTTTTCTGGAGGGTGACCTGTTATAATCCGTCCATCAGTGCTAGTGAGATACATTAATCCACCAATTTTGGTTGCCCACAGCATACTATTTAGATAGGGAACTGCACTACCAAAACAGTCGACATCTACCAAATCAAAATAGTCTCGTTGTTGATAACAATGAAAGAAAACTCGATGAGCATCTTGATGGGTAATTTGATAATTGTTAGAGGCGATCGCTCTTAGCAAGTTTTGCTGTAAGATCTGATTAAGCTGCGGATTTCCTTCATTGATCCAAAGGTAACTGGCATTGCTTTCCTGCCAATAGCGCAAGCTGCGAACACCACAGCCTGCCAAAGCATCCAATACTCTTAGACTACCCCGATCTTGTCGCTCAACTATGGCAGCTAATACTCCTAAATCGCGGACAAATTTATTTTGGGGATTATAAAAAGCATTACCTACCTGAAATCTAGCTTTTCCTTCCTGATGCCAATCGCCTTGACCGCTCAATAAATATTTCCTTTTAATTATTATATTTTTTAATTACCGATTGCTTTTGAACTGTTTCTAACAACTCGTCAATTATTCGGTTATGAAAATAGTGGGGAGGATTCCATTTAACCCATTCTGAAGCGTTATGCTCAGTCATGACAATTTCTAATTCTTCACTTACCCAACCAAAAAAAATAACTAAAGATTTCTCTACTTTTTGACCGCCAAAACGCCTGTAGCGAGGATAATAAATCGTTCTAAACCTAAAATCTAATTCCAAGCAAACTTGCCTTTTAGAAATTCCAGTTTCTTCAAATAATTCTCTTAAAGCACACTGTAACTCTGTCTCTCCTGGTTCGATATGACCTTTGGGCAAGTCATAACGATACGATCGCTTCATTAATAAGAATGATGGTTGCTTGGTTCGAGTGAAGCAAATTACGCCACAGGATTTTACTTTTTGCATGGAGAGCGATCGACGACAGAGACGATCTTAATCAAAATAGGTGTTTCAAGTCATAATTTAAATGTTTAGTTCCTCAGGTAAACTAAAGCTACCATCAGCATTATTGGGAAAGGCGATCGTCTTTCTCACTGCATTAATTGGCAGTACACCATAAAGATGAGGATATAGTTCTGTACCCCCTTCTAAGTTTTCTTCAATTAGACTGCTATTTATTTTAGAGGATTCAATGACCAATATAACAAGACCACTTTGCCCCCTATAAAATCTATGGGCTACTGTCAAGAGTTGATGACCATAGGAACAGTGAATAAAGCGATCGCGAGCAAAACCTAATGGTTCGTATTCTCCAGTGGCTTGAGCATCATTCCACTCAGCAGCAGAAGTTATATGATATACTACACCGCTGCTCAATTTGACTCTCCACTAATGTGAACAATTATCTCTCTGTAATTACTACGTTGACGATGCTCCCAAAGATAAATTCCCTGCCATGTACCTAAAACCAATCTTCCTCCAGAAATGGGAATATTTTCTGAAGTATGGGTTAAAGCAGATCTAATATGAGCTGGCATATCATCCATCCCTTCCGCACTATGAATATAGCGAGTAGAATCTTCAGGGACTAATTGCGCAAAAAAGTTTTCTAAATCGGTTAATACATCAGGATCGGCATTTTCTTGAATCAATAAAGATGCAGAAGTGTGGCGCACAAATACAGTACATAGTCCAGTCTCAACATTGGACTTAGCTACAGCCTGTTCAACTTGGCTGGTAATCTTGTGCAGCGATTTACCTGTAGTTTTAATTTTTAAAGCTGTTTGATGATGTTTCATTGATTATGCTGTCAAGTGAATTAACTTCGTTGGCATCTAGACGGGATGATCAGCTATCAGCTTTATCGTTGGGAGCTTTGGGGCGTTTATTAACGTTTGGCTGATTGTTAGCCGTATTTGCTGAATTTGAATTTTCTCTGGCTTCTGCTTCTAGCTCTTGAACTGTCGGATTTAGATTACAGCGAGCAAATAAAGACTTAATCACCTTTTGTTCTTCATCAGGGAGAGCAAACCACCAGGGAAGATGACCAGCTGGAGCTTTGCTAGGTTCAAAATCTAGTTCATCGTAGAGTAGATAACCAGTGCCATTAATAACTTCGCCTTTTTTCCAACCTACTTTGGTAGCGAAACGTCGCCAAGTTTGGGTAGAAAAATCTCCTTTTTGATTCACGCTCTGCCAAACTTCTTGTTGGGGACTAAAGCCAAATTTATTATCACTATATTTTTTCCACAGATAATCAACAGTTCTAATATCAGGACAGGAAAATTCAGCAATAGTATTTAACTCGATGAATACATGCTCATTCTGCTGCTTAGCAGTTTTGACGATTTGCTCGACTAGCTGGTAGGTATGAATATCTGCCTCTGACCATTTTTTCTCTCTCAGTAAATTACGTAGCTTAGTATAGTCAATCCCAGTTTTTTGAGAAATCAAAGATATCTTTC from Coleofasciculaceae cyanobacterium includes:
- a CDS encoding NUDIX domain-containing protein, which translates into the protein MQKVKSCGVICFTRTKQPSFLLMKRSYRYDLPKGHIEPGETELQCALRELFEETGISKRQVCLELDFRFRTIYYPRYRRFGGQKVEKSLVIFFGWVSEELEIVMTEHNASEWVKWNPPHYFHNRIIDELLETVQKQSVIKKYNN
- a CDS encoding thermonuclease family protein, translated to MLKIKTVFICCCLVLLLSCSSQPNPANLLSGKVTRVVSGQTLEVLFTGTSEVAQVRITGIDAPDLRQSPWGEAAKKKLVELVMGLPIEIEQEDAQRDRFNRLTAHIWQNKTLISQQLVQSGCVLANDRYDHSYSKLLMESQEYARLMGYGIWNPKLAMRYTPSQFRSMNKQ
- a CDS encoding tRNA (guanine-N1)-methyltransferase, which encodes MSGQGDWHQEGKARFQVGNAFYNPQNKFVRDLGVLAAIVERQDRGSLRVLDALAGCGVRSLRYWQESNASYLWINEGNPQLNQILQQNLLRAIASNNYQITHQDAHRVFFHCYQQRDYFDLVDVDCFGSAVPYLNSMLWATKIGGLMYLTSTDGRIITGHPPEKTVQTYGAIARSHPAIQEQALRLLIGTTQQQAATKGLGIKPIFSVFTGQTYRVMLRLVSKPQLTASNYGFLSYCHSCGNYQTFTWRKLNQIGCTCDAPAVTVSGAMWLGQLHDPQQIERLIVLAEKLNWQKIVKLLKLMQGEINFPPYFYTLSEIGSRGKLDLPKRSHLITALQNQGYQAAATHIDPQGIKTNAKMETCIKLSSG
- a CDS encoding carbonic anhydrase, with amino-acid sequence MKKLIRGLDKFRQTYVSSHQELLEQLSQGQKPRVLFIACSDSRVDPNLITDTEIGELFVIRNAGNIIPPYGAANGGEGGTIEYAIQALGIEQVVVCGHSNCGAMKGLLKLNQLQKDMPLVYDWLKHAESTRRLVIENYPHYKGKDLMEILVAENVLIQIENLKTYPIVRARLHQGRLKIYAWIYNIETGNVLAYDARTHTYIPPEGQILQEESTVRSFSTADNRESLIPIKKELEALLKLSPESSSDAEEATRSLVTLFDQARRNGMNNIELQNYHSLFSESVQLWAEKIYSRA
- a CDS encoding DUF3747 domain-containing protein, coding for MKLSLPVKVATVATLGVSAIAPWQSAKAIEFDEFAVDQSQFVAVAVPYSYRRYKLAIIEQVPGQQACWQESGSYPTTVDLLLLNFDHTNSCRKAVDTNGYSLRYNAKDDKVEYMLNLVENNGQLQLIADHQDPARQDLVIGTTNGVVEAPMKIELDPNWQFTKRLYQGSAIQHIYMSNNPSPQVLENVVTLPTTNDPANINPSGPAVPQQQPAPPQPVVTQPAPAQTPATTVEGLITNILTPLSKAVYETYNSLFTPTSSTPQPTVPQQ
- a CDS encoding inositol monophosphatase family protein → MTQPAAEQLQTFLDVATESVLAAGAVLKERWGKLNNIQEKGRPGDLVTEADKLAEAEVLKVLKRHLPEHQILAEESGALGNADSKYLWAIDPLDGTTNYAHGLPLAATSVGLMIDGVPAVGAVYNPFSDELFRAATGLGATCNRRPIQVSQTKDLNKSLLITGFAYDRQETTDNNYAEFCHLTHLTQGVRRLGCASMDLAGVACGRLDGYWERGIQPWDMAAGIVILREAGGKVTAYDGSSLDIPSGRILATNSFIHDALSKALAETPALAEWKS
- a CDS encoding secondary thiamine-phosphate synthase enzyme YjbQ, with the protein product MKHHQTALKIKTTGKSLHKITSQVEQAVAKSNVETGLCTVFVRHTSASLLIQENADPDVLTDLENFFAQLVPEDSTRYIHSAEGMDDMPAHIRSALTHTSENIPISGGRLVLGTWQGIYLWEHRQRSNYREIIVHISGESN
- the hisA gene encoding 1-(5-phosphoribosyl)-5-[(5-phosphoribosylamino)methylideneamino]imidazole-4-carboxamide isomerase, with the protein product MEVIPAIDLLDGKCVRLYQGDYNQASIFNNNPVEVARQWADEGATRLHIVDLDGAKAGKSVNLAVIEAIAKAIVIPIQVGGGLRDRAGVSRLLDTGVQRAILGTVAVEKPELVTQLCQEFPEQIVVGIDARQGKVATKGWLETSEVAATDLAHRMAQQGVAAIIYTDIHRDGTLTGPNMEALRELAESIDIPVIASGGVSSVTDLLSLLSLESLGVIGAIVGRAIYTGDVSLKEAVRAVGDGRWQDVPPDTGTFIA
- a CDS encoding DUF952 domain-containing protein; translation: MSSGVVYHITSAAEWNDAQATGEYEPLGFARDRFIHCSYGHQLLTVAHRFYRGQSGLVILVIESSKINSSLIEENLEGGTELYPHLYGVLPINAVRKTIAFPNNADGSFSLPEELNI
- a CDS encoding 2Fe-2S iron-sulfur cluster-binding protein — its product is MTKTHIVKVRDRATGKEHIVEVREDQYILQTAEQQGAKLPFLCRNGACTSCAAKIISGKLAQPEAMGLSPKLKDRGYALLCVSYPRSDLEVETQDEDEVYQMQFGRYFARGKVRFGLPLDED